In Streptomyces capitiformicae, one genomic interval encodes:
- the msrA gene encoding peptide-methionine (S)-S-oxide reductase MsrA, with amino-acid sequence MLFGRTPQLPTPEQALHGRAEPPFTVPDRHTVLGTPLLGPYPEHLETADFGLGCFWGAERKFWQLPAGVWTTLVGYQGGFTENPTYEEVCSGLTGHTEVVRVVYDPSLISYERLLQVFWESHDPTQGYRQGNDVGTQYRSAVYTHTPQQAAIAEASREAYQKVLTGSGYGQITTEILPAEGRTFYPAEGYHQQYLSSSKNPNGYCGLGGTGVSCPIGVAKAEG; translated from the coding sequence ATGCTCTTCGGCCGCACGCCCCAGCTGCCCACCCCCGAGCAGGCTCTGCATGGCCGCGCCGAACCGCCGTTCACGGTGCCCGACCGCCACACCGTCCTCGGCACCCCTCTCCTCGGGCCGTACCCCGAGCACCTGGAGACCGCCGACTTCGGCCTCGGCTGCTTCTGGGGCGCGGAGCGGAAGTTCTGGCAGCTCCCGGCCGGCGTGTGGACGACCCTGGTCGGCTACCAGGGCGGCTTCACGGAGAACCCCACCTACGAAGAGGTCTGCTCCGGCCTCACCGGCCACACCGAGGTCGTCCGCGTCGTGTACGACCCCTCCCTCATCTCCTACGAGCGCCTCCTCCAGGTCTTCTGGGAGTCCCACGACCCCACCCAGGGCTACCGCCAGGGCAACGACGTCGGCACCCAGTACCGCTCCGCCGTCTACACCCACACCCCGCAGCAGGCCGCGATCGCCGAAGCCTCCCGCGAGGCCTACCAGAAGGTCCTGACCGGCTCCGGCTACGGACAGATCACCACCGAGATCCTCCCGGCGGAGGGCCGCACCTTCTACCCCGCCGAGGGCTACCACCAGCAGTACCTTTCAAGCAGCAAAAACCCGAACGGGTACTGCGGGCTGGGTGGCACCGGGGTGTCCTGCCCGATCGGCGTGGCCAAGGCCGAAGGCTGA
- a CDS encoding RidA family protein: MTQPLPQTVKGDSASERLQALGLKLPVLAGTTYLVPHRMVGSTIHLSGQLPFKDGELLGQGVVGRDVELETAQELARHAALNALAAAVQAVGDLDRVRIVQMLVFVASTPDFGQQSNVANAASELLIEVLGENGRHARTAIGVAGLPLNTPVEIQVICTAV; this comes from the coding sequence ATGACTCAGCCCCTGCCTCAAACCGTCAAGGGTGACTCGGCTTCAGAAAGGCTCCAGGCCCTGGGACTGAAGCTACCCGTCCTCGCCGGCACCACGTACCTCGTGCCCCACCGGATGGTGGGCTCCACCATCCACCTCTCCGGCCAACTCCCCTTCAAGGACGGCGAGCTGCTGGGTCAGGGCGTTGTCGGCCGGGACGTGGAGCTGGAGACCGCGCAGGAGCTCGCACGCCATGCCGCGCTCAACGCGCTCGCTGCCGCTGTGCAGGCGGTGGGCGATCTCGACCGGGTCAGGATCGTGCAGATGCTGGTCTTCGTGGCCAGCACGCCGGACTTCGGTCAGCAGTCGAACGTCGCCAACGCGGCCAGCGAACTGCTCATCGAGGTACTGGGTGAGAACGGACGCCACGCCCGCACCGCGATCGGTGTCGCCGGGCTGCCTCTCAACACCCCTGTCGAGATCCAGGTCATCTGCACCGCTGTGTAG
- a CDS encoding SDR family NAD(P)-dependent oxidoreductase has product MRLNNVTALVTGASSGIGQAVSSHFRREGARLLLTGRRERLDSAEPDDLYVPGDLNDEAFVEHLAKQAADSFGTVDVVVLNHGLQATSPLTEMACGDARNVLESNLLSAFLVMKHFAPLMPETGGSFVCVSSRLGMVGMAGQVLYSAAKGGLIMLAKGAAIEWAPRNIRVNVVAPGLTATPIIEAAFQRRPDPEGYRRQRESTIPLQRLATPEEVADAVLFFASSESSYVTGSVLTVDGGYTAS; this is encoded by the coding sequence ATGAGACTCAACAACGTCACGGCCCTGGTGACAGGCGCCAGCAGTGGCATCGGACAGGCGGTGAGTTCCCACTTCCGCCGCGAGGGGGCGCGGCTGCTGCTCACCGGCCGCAGGGAGCGGCTCGACAGCGCTGAGCCCGACGACCTGTACGTTCCCGGCGACCTCAATGACGAGGCGTTCGTCGAGCACCTGGCCAAGCAGGCCGCTGACTCCTTCGGCACCGTCGACGTCGTCGTCCTCAACCACGGCCTGCAGGCCACCAGCCCGCTCACCGAGATGGCCTGCGGCGACGCGAGGAACGTACTGGAGAGCAACCTGCTCAGTGCGTTCCTGGTGATGAAGCACTTCGCGCCGCTGATGCCCGAGACCGGTGGCTCATTCGTCTGCGTCAGTTCACGGCTGGGCATGGTCGGCATGGCCGGGCAGGTCCTGTATTCCGCCGCCAAGGGGGGCCTCATCATGCTCGCCAAGGGTGCGGCGATCGAGTGGGCCCCGCGCAACATCCGTGTCAACGTCGTCGCTCCGGGCCTGACCGCCACCCCGATCATCGAAGCGGCGTTCCAGCGCAGGCCCGACCCCGAGGGCTACCGCCGCCAGCGCGAGAGCACGATCCCGCTCCAACGCCTCGCCACCCCCGAAGAGGTCGCCGACGCGGTGCTCTTCTTCGCATCGTCGGAGTCGTCGTACGTGACCGGATCGGTCCTGACCGTCGACGGCGGGTACACCGCTTCCTGA
- a CDS encoding M48 family metalloprotease: MGATLRALRALVLLAGFYLLGVILLAALAGADYLLYLHAPSSLAVKLYVVSVLLAIPLVRGLFMLRTPKGEEPPGLPVTEADEPDLWRTVRELADQVGTRAPSRIVLTPDVNAAVSEDARLLGLLPGPRRLYLGVPLLQGLTEAQLRAVLAHELGHYSNSDTRLAAITVRGRAQVLRTIGHFEERADRTAGRERARQEKKNAKAAAKGRNTKEIDTGHAGITYRTMAKIYIGYAKLYFRATLAGSRRQEYAADVAAARIAGRDATASALREIPALDAAFGFYMNSYATLGSEARLLPPRGEFFGGYGRMLTARQLELVGLRTDLPTEPTSPYDSHPPIADRVERVEALPADGRADEGKGAALGLLADPDRTLAALEDAVLNEEVLRFRRTGDWQELLDGSMAANLASLDTALHRALAMYTKDHPSLPALLKVIDDGQLWQLARRLPLSDQAAEAQGRAFREFVRPALADALQNMVLAELSAHARLRWEFSWSDPASVHLPPAPDGGETDLGAAIEAAVADHPDTGPLRALLPPPAPHGPAARETDAPR; the protein is encoded by the coding sequence ATGGGCGCGACCCTGCGCGCGCTGCGCGCTCTTGTGTTGCTCGCCGGCTTCTATCTGCTCGGCGTGATCCTGCTCGCGGCGCTCGCCGGCGCCGACTACCTCCTGTACCTGCACGCCCCGTCCAGCCTCGCCGTCAAGTTGTACGTGGTCTCCGTGCTGTTGGCGATCCCGCTGGTCCGCGGTCTGTTCATGCTGCGGACGCCGAAGGGTGAGGAGCCGCCGGGGCTGCCGGTCACGGAGGCCGACGAGCCCGACCTGTGGCGTACGGTGCGGGAGTTGGCCGACCAGGTCGGCACCCGCGCGCCGTCCCGGATCGTGCTGACGCCCGACGTCAACGCCGCCGTCAGCGAGGACGCCCGGCTGCTCGGCCTGCTGCCCGGACCGCGCCGCCTCTATCTCGGCGTACCGCTGCTGCAGGGCCTGACCGAGGCACAGCTGCGCGCGGTCCTCGCCCACGAGCTGGGCCACTACTCGAACTCCGACACCCGGCTCGCCGCGATCACCGTGCGCGGCCGGGCCCAGGTGCTGCGCACCATCGGGCACTTCGAGGAGCGGGCCGACCGGACCGCCGGACGCGAGCGGGCCCGGCAGGAGAAGAAGAACGCCAAGGCCGCGGCCAAGGGGAGGAACACGAAGGAGATCGACACCGGGCACGCGGGCATCACGTACCGCACGATGGCGAAGATCTACATCGGCTACGCCAAGCTGTACTTCCGCGCCACGCTCGCCGGTTCGCGCCGCCAGGAGTACGCCGCCGACGTCGCGGCCGCCCGGATCGCCGGACGCGACGCCACCGCGTCGGCGCTGCGCGAGATACCGGCGCTGGACGCCGCGTTCGGGTTCTACATGAACAGCTACGCCACGCTCGGCTCCGAGGCCCGGCTGCTGCCGCCGCGCGGTGAGTTCTTCGGTGGCTACGGCCGAATGCTCACCGCCCGCCAGCTCGAACTGGTCGGCCTGCGCACCGACCTGCCGACCGAGCCGACATCGCCGTACGACTCGCACCCGCCCATCGCCGACCGTGTCGAGCGCGTCGAGGCACTGCCCGCCGACGGCCGTGCCGACGAGGGCAAGGGCGCGGCGCTGGGCCTGCTCGCCGACCCGGACCGGACCCTGGCGGCGCTGGAGGACGCGGTCCTCAACGAGGAGGTGCTGCGGTTCCGGCGGACCGGCGACTGGCAGGAGCTGCTGGACGGTTCGATGGCGGCGAACCTCGCCTCCCTCGACACCGCGCTGCACCGGGCGCTGGCGATGTACACCAAGGACCATCCGAGCCTGCCCGCGCTGCTCAAGGTGATCGACGACGGTCAGCTCTGGCAGCTGGCGCGGCGGCTGCCGCTGTCCGACCAGGCGGCCGAGGCGCAGGGCCGGGCGTTCCGCGAGTTCGTACGCCCCGCGCTGGCGGACGCGTTGCAGAACATGGTGCTGGCCGAGCTGAGCGCCCACGCCCGGCTGCGCTGGGAGTTCTCCTGGTCCGATCCGGCCTCCGTGCATCTGCCCCCCGCGCCGGACGGCGGCGAGACCGACCTCGGCGCCGCGATCGAGGCCGCGGTCGCCGACCACCCGGACACCGGCCCACTGCGCGCGCTGCTGCCGCCCCCCGCTCCCCATGGCCCCGCCGCCCGAGAAACGGACGCCCCGCGATGA
- the solA gene encoding N-methyl-L-tryptophan oxidase, with protein sequence MDAKLAVIGLGSIGSMALWQASRLSDSVVGFEAATPAHGRSAVGGDTRLFRMIYLGRPEYYPIIERSRGLWAELEAETGQDILTTTGGLSIGTANGSYITSLLEATRITGAEHSVLSREEMAERYPQHNLRPDDCAVYDPRAGVLRTDRAVSAAVAAAQANGATVLQNTSVDHITETDHGVVVTSGDRTWTFEKVIVASGGWSRKLMPDHLKAVTETHRLVLTWFIAQDGTQFSPENFPAFSRWYEDRSMYGAPAVDGVTVKASVDGPLAGRARATPDPDAVPRELTREEIEKVTEIVTEFFPGLIPTIARSDAFPDLFTQDRHPLIGWLDQNSSIYCATGFSGKGFKMATGYGHIAAHEALGKQTIEGLDFVRPDRFKTR encoded by the coding sequence ATGGACGCAAAGCTCGCAGTCATCGGCCTGGGCAGCATCGGGAGCATGGCCCTGTGGCAGGCCTCCCGGCTGTCCGACTCGGTAGTGGGCTTCGAGGCCGCCACCCCGGCCCACGGCCGCAGTGCCGTCGGCGGGGACACCCGCCTGTTCCGCATGATCTACCTCGGCAGGCCCGAGTACTACCCCATCATCGAACGCTCCCGCGGCCTGTGGGCCGAGCTCGAAGCGGAAACCGGGCAGGACATCCTCACCACTACCGGCGGCCTGTCCATCGGGACCGCGAACGGCAGCTACATCACCAGCCTCCTCGAGGCAACACGCATCACCGGAGCCGAGCACAGCGTCCTCAGCCGGGAGGAGATGGCCGAACGCTACCCCCAGCACAACCTCCGCCCCGACGACTGCGCCGTCTACGACCCCCGCGCCGGCGTGCTGCGCACCGACCGCGCCGTCAGCGCCGCCGTAGCGGCGGCCCAGGCGAACGGCGCCACCGTCCTTCAGAACACATCCGTGGACCACATCACCGAAACCGACCACGGCGTGGTCGTCACCTCGGGCGACAGAACCTGGACGTTCGAGAAGGTCATCGTCGCCTCGGGCGGCTGGTCCCGAAAACTCATGCCCGACCACCTCAAGGCCGTCACCGAAACCCATCGTCTCGTCCTGACCTGGTTCATCGCCCAGGACGGCACCCAGTTCTCGCCGGAGAACTTCCCCGCCTTCAGCCGGTGGTACGAGGATCGCTCCATGTACGGCGCACCCGCCGTCGACGGCGTGACGGTCAAGGCATCGGTGGACGGACCGCTGGCCGGGCGCGCAAGGGCAACCCCCGACCCGGACGCCGTGCCCAGAGAACTCACCCGGGAAGAAATCGAAAAGGTCACCGAGATCGTCACCGAATTCTTCCCCGGCCTGATCCCCACCATCGCGCGCTCCGACGCCTTCCCCGACCTCTTCACCCAGGACAGGCATCCCCTCATCGGCTGGCTGGATCAGAACAGCAGCATCTACTGCGCCACCGGATTCTCCGGAAAGGGCTTCAAAATGGCCACCGGCTACGGCCACATCGCCGCACACGAGGCGCTCGGCAAACAGACCATCGAAGGCCTGGACTTCGTGCGTCCGGACCGGTTCAAGACCAGGTAG
- a CDS encoding FAD-binding oxidoreductase encodes MQILLADATQDSVDRVIEASLRRRSDPEATRRERAGQIQLRRLAPPEEIADAVLFLASPESSYIPGATHPVDGGHTAFQQRPTRFPETDEGHTMNALAAPPRNGELGFWVAQLADKRPSFPRFTGQDSVDLAIVGGGYTGLWAAYFAKKLEPSLSVAVFEAEQVGYGASGRNGGWLSAMPPGNRATFARAGGGLEASRALQQEFVAGVDAVLDILQAEGIDADQHKGGALVAAHTRAGLGRLVTRRDADLKYGLTDDEVHMLDRDEFRSRINISTVHGGLFYQHCARIHPAKLAYGLADTLTSMGVRIYEGSRVDSVADKALTLANGRVTAAKTFICTEGYSGQLLGRRTLIPVNSSMIVTKPLPQEAWQQIGWDGPQCLNDSAHTFIYAQRTADGRIAMGGRGVPYRFGSGTGGAGATAQSTIDLISHKLSTFFPDIPFEVDHAWSGVLGVTRDWNGGVHWDPASGIGSSSGYAGHGVTAAYVGGRTLAELAFEQETERTTLPWVGYRARKWEPEPIRWLGVHAMYRLFGIADHWEERRGSSKTSLLARFGSRLAGLHE; translated from the coding sequence GTGCAGATCCTGCTGGCCGACGCGACGCAAGACAGCGTCGACCGAGTCATCGAGGCGTCCTTGCGGCGAAGGTCCGACCCCGAGGCCACCCGCCGTGAGCGTGCGGGGCAGATCCAGCTCAGGCGTCTCGCCCCTCCCGAAGAGATCGCCGACGCCGTCCTCTTCCTCGCGTCGCCGGAGTCCTCGTACATCCCCGGGGCAACGCACCCCGTCGACGGCGGCCACACCGCCTTTCAGCAGCGGCCCACGCGGTTCCCAGAGACAGATGAAGGACACACCATGAACGCCCTTGCGGCACCACCCCGAAACGGAGAGCTCGGCTTCTGGGTGGCCCAACTGGCCGACAAGAGGCCCTCGTTCCCCCGCTTCACCGGCCAGGACTCCGTCGACTTGGCCATTGTCGGCGGCGGCTATACCGGCCTGTGGGCGGCGTACTTCGCCAAGAAGCTCGAGCCGTCGCTCTCGGTCGCCGTCTTCGAGGCCGAACAGGTGGGCTACGGCGCGTCAGGGCGCAACGGTGGCTGGCTCTCGGCGATGCCTCCGGGAAACCGTGCCACCTTCGCCCGCGCCGGGGGAGGGCTGGAAGCGAGCCGGGCACTGCAGCAGGAGTTCGTCGCCGGCGTCGACGCGGTCCTGGACATCCTCCAGGCCGAAGGCATCGATGCAGATCAGCACAAGGGCGGCGCGCTCGTCGCCGCTCACACTCGGGCGGGGCTGGGCCGGCTTGTCACCAGGCGTGATGCCGACCTGAAGTACGGGCTGACCGACGACGAAGTCCACATGCTCGACCGGGACGAGTTCCGCAGCCGGATCAACATCTCCACCGTCCACGGCGGGCTCTTCTACCAGCACTGCGCAAGGATCCACCCCGCGAAGCTCGCCTACGGCCTCGCCGACACCCTGACGTCCATGGGGGTCAGGATCTACGAGGGCAGCCGAGTGGACAGTGTCGCGGACAAGGCCCTCACCCTGGCCAACGGACGCGTCACCGCGGCGAAGACGTTCATCTGCACCGAAGGCTATTCGGGACAGCTGCTCGGCCGCCGGACCCTGATCCCGGTCAACTCCTCGATGATCGTGACCAAGCCCCTGCCGCAGGAGGCCTGGCAGCAGATCGGCTGGGACGGGCCGCAGTGCCTCAACGACTCCGCGCACACGTTCATCTACGCCCAGCGGACGGCGGACGGCCGTATCGCCATGGGGGGCCGTGGTGTCCCCTACCGCTTCGGGTCCGGCACCGGGGGAGCCGGTGCGACCGCCCAGTCCACCATCGACCTGATCTCGCACAAGCTCAGTACCTTCTTCCCGGACATCCCCTTCGAGGTGGACCACGCCTGGTCGGGAGTCCTGGGCGTCACGCGGGACTGGAACGGCGGCGTGCACTGGGACCCGGCGTCCGGGATCGGATCGTCCTCCGGCTACGCGGGACACGGCGTCACGGCAGCCTACGTCGGCGGCAGGACCCTCGCTGAGCTCGCCTTCGAGCAGGAAACCGAACGGACCACTCTCCCCTGGGTCGGCTACCGGGCACGGAAGTGGGAACCGGAACCCATTCGCTGGCTGGGTGTTCACGCCATGTACCGGCTCTTCGGTATCGCCGACCACTGGGAAGAGCGCAGGGGCTCTAGCAAGACCTCACTCCTGGCCAGATTCGGCAGCCGCCTCGCCGGACTTCACGAGTAA
- a CDS encoding alanine racemase, whose translation MNRLQRALDALVERIDTPAPIVLVDVMQGNIDRIQGFADQQNLKVRPHVKTHKCVEIGRRQIEAGAVGITAGNVGEAEVFAAAGFDDIFLAYPIWAAGTKRARIRRLAESARLRVGVDNVAAIEALADAMGDEPERLQVVIEVDCGARRSGAPAEAAGDLALAARKRGLVPVGVFTYPGHGCAGRDARRRAAQDQEAALTTAVRSLAGVGVTAEVVSAGSTPTLEFSTSSVITEIRPGEYVFGDLNNARLGACTEDQIALFVAGTVVSDWVPDQVILDVGNKALSKEGSPEIGYGGIAGTKAVLSKVNEYHGFLPLPDGEFRPSIGTVVPVVPNHVCPVVLGFEELIVTDSTGTSLQRWPVDARGFLN comes from the coding sequence GTGAACCGGCTGCAACGAGCACTCGACGCTCTGGTCGAGCGGATCGACACCCCCGCGCCGATCGTGCTGGTCGACGTCATGCAGGGCAACATCGACCGCATACAGGGCTTCGCCGACCAGCAAAACCTCAAGGTCAGGCCGCACGTCAAGACACACAAGTGCGTGGAGATCGGGCGACGCCAGATCGAGGCCGGCGCGGTCGGGATCACCGCGGGAAACGTCGGTGAGGCCGAGGTCTTCGCCGCGGCCGGGTTCGACGACATCTTCCTCGCCTACCCGATCTGGGCCGCGGGAACGAAGCGAGCCCGGATCCGCCGGCTCGCCGAGTCCGCCCGGCTGCGGGTCGGCGTCGACAACGTCGCGGCGATCGAAGCCCTCGCCGACGCGATGGGAGACGAACCCGAGCGGCTGCAGGTCGTGATCGAGGTCGACTGCGGCGCCCGTCGTTCCGGGGCTCCGGCCGAGGCCGCGGGCGATCTCGCGCTCGCCGCCCGCAAGCGCGGTCTGGTGCCGGTAGGCGTCTTCACCTATCCCGGTCACGGCTGCGCCGGCCGGGACGCTCGCCGGCGTGCCGCGCAGGACCAGGAGGCCGCGCTCACCACCGCGGTCCGCAGCCTCGCCGGCGTCGGGGTCACCGCTGAGGTGGTCAGCGCCGGCTCCACTCCCACTCTCGAGTTCTCCACCAGCAGCGTGATCACCGAGATCCGTCCCGGCGAGTACGTCTTCGGCGATCTGAACAACGCCCGGCTGGGCGCCTGCACGGAGGACCAGATCGCGCTGTTCGTCGCCGGCACCGTGGTCAGCGACTGGGTCCCCGACCAGGTCATCCTCGATGTGGGCAACAAGGCCCTCAGCAAAGAAGGCAGCCCCGAGATCGGCTACGGCGGCATCGCCGGCACGAAGGCGGTCCTGTCCAAGGTCAACGAGTACCACGGGTTCCTCCCCTTGCCGGACGGCGAGTTCCGCCCCAGCATCGGCACCGTCGTCCCCGTGGTGCCCAACCACGTGTGCCCGGTCGTCCTCGGTTTCGAGGAACTGATCGTCACCGACAGCACGGGCACGTCGCTGCAGCGCTGGCCGGTCGACGCCCGCGGATTCCTCAACTGA
- a CDS encoding DUF2180 family protein — protein MRCYDCLQEARSDTTGIGVCSRCGLATCENHARVRQVQVTRQVGMGAASGRIPARRVVCHTCDMAETAH, from the coding sequence ATGAGGTGCTACGACTGCCTCCAGGAGGCACGCAGCGACACCACCGGCATCGGTGTGTGCTCGCGCTGCGGCTTGGCCACCTGCGAGAACCACGCCCGCGTACGTCAGGTACAGGTCACCCGCCAGGTCGGCATGGGCGCTGCGTCCGGCCGTATCCCGGCACGCAGGGTGGTGTGCCACACCTGCGACATGGCCGAGACGGCGCACTGA
- a CDS encoding cupin domain-containing protein — MGITISNGLNDLLSGSPSASGDHRLRHELSNTRRARPPFAALERCHPQCARADNRIRATRPRWHSRDASPTSAHRERATPTSTCQTPLGNGSSTVAAATNFSSPKRNNMSLLKAIDTNPPFAPRESGPLPERLISGNPAFKTWAQDVARGESIHTGVWEATPGELRSIKGETFEFCHILSGIVELTPEGGEPVIYKAGDSFVMKPGYVGVWKTIETVRKIYVTVM; from the coding sequence TTGGGCATCACCATCAGCAATGGGCTGAACGACCTGCTCTCCGGCTCGCCTTCTGCCTCGGGCGACCACCGATTGCGGCATGAACTGTCGAACACGCGTCGAGCGCGTCCCCCCTTCGCCGCACTCGAACGGTGCCACCCACAGTGCGCCCGTGCCGACAACCGCATCCGCGCCACCCGGCCCCGCTGGCACAGCCGCGACGCGTCGCCGACCTCCGCACACCGGGAACGGGCCACGCCCACGAGTACGTGCCAGACACCGCTCGGCAACGGCTCCTCCACCGTGGCCGCGGCCACCAACTTCTCAAGCCCAAAAAGGAACAACATGTCGCTCCTGAAGGCCATCGATACCAATCCCCCCTTCGCGCCGCGAGAGTCCGGCCCGCTCCCGGAACGCCTGATTTCCGGCAACCCCGCCTTCAAGACCTGGGCCCAGGATGTTGCCCGTGGGGAGTCGATCCATACGGGCGTCTGGGAAGCGACGCCCGGCGAATTGCGCTCGATCAAGGGTGAGACCTTCGAGTTCTGCCACATCCTCTCCGGCATCGTCGAACTCACCCCCGAAGGCGGCGAGCCGGTGATCTACAAGGCCGGCGACAGCTTCGTCATGAAGCCTGGCTACGTCGGTGTCTGGAAGACCATTGAAACCGTGCGCAAGATCTACGTGACCGTGATGTGA
- a CDS encoding GntR family transcriptional regulator, translated as MDHKFEWQERRTTTPDGVYRTLRAAILDGTVPPGGQLREAHIAADLGISRSPLREALTKLEEEGLVVKIPYRGAFVVEVSAREVAEIDSIRLRVEPYAAELSAEALRGPERPQLLQTVEDLRRAMEKDDIPASIDAHLRFHRLFYDLSGHGVLQSLWNGWETKLRLHLSVDHRTYSDDPHQLVVEHERLAAVALGGDTDAFRQELAAHFPMGLGAQTADPGERAPRHA; from the coding sequence GTGGACCACAAGTTCGAGTGGCAGGAGCGGCGGACGACGACACCGGACGGCGTCTACCGCACACTGCGTGCCGCCATCCTCGATGGGACCGTACCTCCTGGTGGCCAGCTGCGCGAGGCGCACATCGCCGCCGATCTCGGGATCAGCCGGTCCCCGCTGCGCGAGGCGCTGACCAAGCTGGAGGAGGAAGGGCTCGTCGTCAAGATCCCCTACCGCGGGGCGTTCGTCGTAGAGGTGAGTGCTCGTGAGGTCGCCGAGATCGACTCGATCCGGCTACGTGTCGAGCCGTACGCCGCCGAGCTCTCGGCCGAAGCACTGCGCGGTCCTGAGCGGCCCCAGTTGCTGCAAACCGTCGAGGATCTCCGCCGGGCAATGGAGAAGGACGACATCCCGGCCAGCATCGACGCGCACCTCCGCTTCCACAGGCTCTTCTACGATCTCTCGGGCCACGGCGTCCTGCAGAGTCTCTGGAACGGCTGGGAGACCAAGCTGCGCCTCCACCTCAGCGTCGATCACCGCACTTACAGCGACGACCCGCATCAGTTGGTCGTCGAGCACGAGAGGTTGGCCGCCGTCGCCCTGGGAGGCGACACGGACGCGTTCCGCCAGGAACTGGCTGCCCATTTCCCCATGGGGCTGGGGGCCCAGACGGCAGATCCGGGGGAACGCGCGCCCCGGCATGCATGA
- a CDS encoding RidA family protein: MSQFVTPAANTDSASDRLQALGLALPELRDNPYYVHHRTVGPSIYISGQLPYKDGWLLGQGTVGRDVELETARSLARHAALNCLAAAVQAVGDLDRVRIVQMLVFVASAPDFGEQSQVANAASELLIEVLGENGRHARTAIGVAGLPLNTPVEIQMVCTAV; this comes from the coding sequence ATGAGCCAGTTCGTGACTCCCGCAGCGAACACCGACTCGGCTTCCGATCGGCTCCAGGCCTTGGGTCTGGCTCTTCCCGAGCTCCGTGACAACCCGTACTACGTGCACCACCGGACGGTGGGGCCCAGCATCTACATCTCGGGCCAACTGCCTTACAAGGACGGTTGGCTGCTGGGGCAGGGCACTGTCGGCCGGGACGTGGAGCTGGAGACGGCGCGGTCACTCGCGCGCCATGCCGCGCTCAACTGCCTCGCTGCCGCTGTGCAGGCGGTGGGCGATCTGGATCGGGTCAGGATCGTGCAGATGCTGGTCTTCGTGGCCAGCGCGCCGGACTTCGGTGAGCAGTCGCAGGTCGCCAACGCGGCCAGTGAACTCCTCATCGAGGTGCTGGGTGAGAACGGACGGCACGCCCGCACCGCGATCGGTGTCGCCGGGCTGCCTCTCAACACCCCTGTCGAGATCCAGATGGTCTGCACCGCTGTGTAG
- a CDS encoding haloacid dehalogenase type II, giving the protein MGFDVKPKFVTFDMNGTLIKFSINDTMREVLGDRLPAEAADEYLRICKAYRIDECTGAYQPFHQVVARSMERASRYVGLEYREDEARAVYERIPTWGPYPGVTEALNRLAEEVPLVIITNSDTAHAVRLAENLKAPFEVVISAEEMGVYKPRLRAFEYMFDKLGVTPDELVHVSASPMYDHRPAAIMGIENKVYMDRGWEHDEHWLGYERITDIADLPVLFGLPRP; this is encoded by the coding sequence GTGGGATTCGACGTCAAGCCCAAGTTCGTGACGTTCGACATGAACGGAACGCTGATCAAGTTCAGCATCAACGACACCATGCGTGAGGTCCTGGGCGACCGACTGCCGGCCGAGGCCGCCGATGAGTACCTGCGGATCTGCAAGGCGTACCGGATCGACGAGTGCACGGGCGCCTACCAGCCGTTCCACCAGGTCGTCGCGCGTTCCATGGAACGCGCCTCGCGCTACGTCGGTCTCGAGTACCGCGAGGACGAGGCGCGGGCGGTGTACGAGCGCATCCCCACCTGGGGCCCGTACCCCGGTGTCACCGAGGCACTGAACCGCCTGGCCGAAGAGGTCCCGTTGGTGATCATCACGAACAGCGACACCGCGCACGCCGTGCGCCTCGCGGAGAACCTCAAGGCCCCGTTCGAGGTCGTCATCAGCGCCGAGGAGATGGGCGTCTACAAGCCACGACTCCGCGCGTTCGAGTACATGTTTGACAAGCTCGGTGTGACACCCGACGAGCTCGTGCACGTCTCCGCGAGCCCCATGTACGACCATCGCCCCGCGGCGATCATGGGCATCGAGAACAAGGTGTACATGGACCGCGGCTGGGAGCACGACGAGCACTGGCTCGGCTACGAGCGGATCACCGACATCGCCGACCTCCCCGTCCTCTTCGGCCTCCCGCGCCCCTGA